The sequence GGTTCCACTTGTTTGACCTGAAGGTTTTTGATTTCGAGACTGTAGTCGTCTTTTCCCCATTCACAACGGTTCATCACGGCCTTGGGGATTTTCTTAACCGTGAGATTAGGGAAATCATCAAGGTTCTTTACACGGAATGCGCCGCACATGACAAGCAAACTCCGGGCCTCGCCTACCTCGTCCGAGAGCCTCTGGAACTGCTCACGGGTGAGCGTCTGTGTGGTCACATAGATGCGATCATTTTCAGTGGAATGGCCGTGCTGCCAGTAGACTTCATCACTTGGAGCATAAGTAAAACCCTCCAGCTTGCA comes from Candidatus Eisenbacteria bacterium and encodes:
- a CDS encoding site-specific DNA-methyltransferase; this encodes CKLEGFTYAPSDEVYWQHGHSTENDRIYVTTQTLTREQFQRLSDEVGEARSLLVMCGAFRVKNLDDFPNLTVKKIPKAVMNRCEWGKDDYSLEIKNLQVKQVEPAEDQGESPPNARGKNGHNPKQATLFDLAGGKGGKIND